The following is a genomic window from Cyanobacterium sp. T60_A2020_053.
ATTACCAATAGGGTGTTTTCTTTGTGTACTATAATTTATTACCAGATGAAGTGCGGAAGGTGGGTTTATAAACTTAAATTTATTAAGTCCTAAAATAAACTCAATTAACTATTTTTTCAAGAATTATTACTACCTATCAAAATCGAAATTAGACAGAAAAAGGCTTCAAAATAAAACCCTCTCAAAGTGAGAGGGGATAAAACTATAATCTAATAGCAAAAATTTTAGTAAGCATCCTGTAACTCGTAAAAATCAGGGGAAATATAATCCTTACGCAAAGGCCAACCTACCCAATCTTCATTCATTAAAATACGTTTGAGATTAGGATGACCCTCATAAATGATGCCATACATATCATAACTTTCTCTTTCTTGCCAATCAGCGCCCTTCCAAATCCAATAAACCGAAGGTACTTTAGGGTTTTCACGGTCTAAAAACACCTTAATTCTTACCTCTTGAGGTTGAGTAACATTATCATCAATTTTGATTAAATGATAAAAACTAACTAACTGCTTTCCAGCGCCCAAATCAAAAGCGCCTTGACATTGCAAACAATTAAAACCGTAAGCATATAAAGCCGTGGCAATAGGTAAAAGATACTCAGGTTGAACCTCAATTAACTCTATACCAGAATGATCCTTTTCCAAAGATTGATTCTCAAAACCATTAGTTGTTAACCATTGCGAAGTTTCTCCAGCTTGGACAATCTCGGTAGCTTCTTGGTTTTCCGTTTGATTTGCTTGATTTTCCTCAGTCATTCTTTTAAACCTCCTCTTTTACGGTAGCAGTTTCTAAAACTGGATTAACAGGCATACCCATAGCGCCCGCCAACTCAGCCGGGGGAGTGTAACGGGATTCACTACGCAAATATTTGCCATCCAAAATAGGATCAACTACTTTGAGATTATGGGTGGTGCTATAGTAGCGGTTAGTTTGACTTTGTACCGTTGCCCTTTCTTGTATAGACTCATTAGCAACTTTTTTTCTCAACTTAATAATAGCATCGAAAATCGCTTCAGGACGAGGAGGACAACCCGGAATATAAACATCCACAGGGATTAACTTATCCACACCGCGCACCGCCGTAGTTGAATCACTGCTAAACATACCGCCGGTAATAGTACAAGCACCCATGGCAATAACGTATTTTGGTTCGGGCATTTCCTCATA
Proteins encoded in this region:
- a CDS encoding NAD(P)H-quinone oxidoreductase subunit J, whose product is MTEENQANQTENQEATEIVQAGETSQWLTTNGFENQSLEKDHSGIELIEVQPEYLLPIATALYAYGFNCLQCQGAFDLGAGKQLVSFYHLIKIDDNVTQPQEVRIKVFLDRENPKVPSVYWIWKGADWQERESYDMYGIIYEGHPNLKRILMNEDWVGWPLRKDYISPDFYELQDAY
- the ndhK gene encoding photosynthetic/respiratory NAD(P)H-quinone oxidoreductase subunit K; translated protein: MSNSNPDLVTLENNAKEKLLNPIARSQVTQDLSENIILTTVDDLHNWARLSSLWPMLYGTACCFIEFAALIGSRFDFDRFGLVPRSSPRQADLIITAGTVTMKMAPALVRLYEEMPEPKYVIAMGACTITGGMFSSDSTTAVRGVDKLIPVDVYIPGCPPRPEAIFDAIIKLRKKVANESIQERATVQSQTNRYYSTTHNLKVVDPILDGKYLRSESRYTPPAELAGAMGMPVNPVLETATVKEEV